The proteins below come from a single Panicum hallii strain FIL2 chromosome 7, PHallii_v3.1, whole genome shotgun sequence genomic window:
- the LOC112900282 gene encoding uncharacterized protein LOC112900282 isoform X3, which translates to MAMATCTFSPRPSSLRPLRAGAKLQLHLLPLHRLHAASRGSRLERAAAGDAPVKVAPRAVAAASSAPPPGMRPSRPLPKELEAEPTPAAKNLGCSGSRGLPPAMALRKKARGGAMSSSPTGPVAASRSRHGRSDGLGKKRRKGMTCRAHTSAVAPIQLTKKIKVHHQRIKPMTLAVAGAGLTTELQINL; encoded by the exons ATGGCCATGGCGACCTGCACCTTCTccccgcgcccctcctccctcaGGCCCCTGCGGGCCGGCGCCAAGCTCCAGCTTCACCTCCTGCCCTTACACCGCCTCCACGCCGCCAGCCGAGGGAGCCGCCtcgagcgcgccgccgccggggacgcGCCCGTCAAGGTCGCGCCGCGCGCCGTGGCAGCCGCCTCGAGCGCACCGCCGCCAGGGATGCGCCCGTCGAGGCCGCTGCCCAAGGAGCTCGAGGCGGAGCCGACACCTGCAGCCAAAAATCTAGGATGCTCGGGGAGCCGTGGTCTGCCGCCGGCGATGGCGCTTAGGAAGAAGGCAAGAGGAGGGGCGATGAGCTCGTCCCCTACCGGCCCCGTCGCGGCGTCGCGCTCCCGCCATGGACGCTCGGATGGGTTGGGGAAGAAAAGGAGGAAGGGGATGACATGTCGGGCCCACACATCAGCAGTGGCACCAATCCAGTTAACCAAAAAAATAAAGGTGCACCACCAAAGGATCAAACCCATGACCTTAGCTGTAGCAGGGGCAGGTCTTA CCACCGAGCTACAAATCAATTTGTGA
- the LOC112900282 gene encoding uncharacterized protein LOC112900282 isoform X2: MAMATCTFSPRPSSLRPLRAGAKLQLHLLPLHRLHAASRGSRLERAAAGDAPVKVAPRAVAAASSAPPPGMRPSRPLPKELEAEPTPAAKNLGCSGSRGLPPAMALRKKARGGAMSSSPTGPVAASRSRHGRSDGLGKKRRKGMTCRAHTSAVAPIQLTKKIKVHHQRIKPMTLAVAGAGLRLSPTIHDSYVRVRGTPRGGDSLLMVQLFSF; encoded by the exons ATGGCCATGGCGACCTGCACCTTCTccccgcgcccctcctccctcaGGCCCCTGCGGGCCGGCGCCAAGCTCCAGCTTCACCTCCTGCCCTTACACCGCCTCCACGCCGCCAGCCGAGGGAGCCGCCtcgagcgcgccgccgccggggacgcGCCCGTCAAGGTCGCGCCGCGCGCCGTGGCAGCCGCCTCGAGCGCACCGCCGCCAGGGATGCGCCCGTCGAGGCCGCTGCCCAAGGAGCTCGAGGCGGAGCCGACACCTGCAGCCAAAAATCTAGGATGCTCGGGGAGCCGTGGTCTGCCGCCGGCGATGGCGCTTAGGAAGAAGGCAAGAGGAGGGGCGATGAGCTCGTCCCCTACCGGCCCCGTCGCGGCGTCGCGCTCCCGCCATGGACGCTCGGATGGGTTGGGGAAGAAAAGGAGGAAGGGGATGACATGTCGGGCCCACACATCAGCAGTGGCACCAATCCAGTTAACCAAAAAAATAAAGGTGCACCACCAAAGGATCAAACCCATGACCTTAGCTGTAGCAGGGGCAGGTCTTAGGCTATCTCCAACGATACACG ATTCCTATGTGCGGGTGCGAGGCACGCCACGTGGCGGAGACAGCTTGCTGATGGTTCAACTTTTCTCTTTTTAA
- the LOC112900282 gene encoding uncharacterized protein LOC112900282 isoform X1, with protein MAMATCTFSPRPSSLRPLRAGAKLQLHLLPLHRLHAASRGSRLERAAAGDAPVKVAPRAVAAASSAPPPGMRPSRPLPKELEAEPTPAAKNLGCSGSRGLPPAMALRKKARGGAMSSSPTGPVAASRSRHGRSDGLGKKRRKGMTCRAHTSAVAPIQLTKKIKVHHQRIKPMTLAVAGAGLRLSPTIHGKWLTSLATMQIPMCGCEARHVAETAC; from the exons ATGGCCATGGCGACCTGCACCTTCTccccgcgcccctcctccctcaGGCCCCTGCGGGCCGGCGCCAAGCTCCAGCTTCACCTCCTGCCCTTACACCGCCTCCACGCCGCCAGCCGAGGGAGCCGCCtcgagcgcgccgccgccggggacgcGCCCGTCAAGGTCGCGCCGCGCGCCGTGGCAGCCGCCTCGAGCGCACCGCCGCCAGGGATGCGCCCGTCGAGGCCGCTGCCCAAGGAGCTCGAGGCGGAGCCGACACCTGCAGCCAAAAATCTAGGATGCTCGGGGAGCCGTGGTCTGCCGCCGGCGATGGCGCTTAGGAAGAAGGCAAGAGGAGGGGCGATGAGCTCGTCCCCTACCGGCCCCGTCGCGGCGTCGCGCTCCCGCCATGGACGCTCGGATGGGTTGGGGAAGAAAAGGAGGAAGGGGATGACATGTCGGGCCCACACATCAGCAGTGGCACCAATCCAGTTAACCAAAAAAATAAAGGTGCACCACCAAAGGATCAAACCCATGACCTTAGCTGTAGCAGGGGCAGGTCTTAGGCTATCTCCAACGATACACG GCAAATGGCTGACGAGCCTGGCCACGATGCAGATTCCTATGTGCGGGTGCGAGGCACGCCACGTGGCGGAGACAGCTTGCTGA